One Fusobacterium varium genomic region harbors:
- a CDS encoding methyltransferase domain-containing protein — protein MTKDYYNKNAQEFFNQTVKADMSELYDIFLKNLPCNKGKILDLGCGSGRDSKYFLENGFEVVAMDISEELGKRASEYIGQKVIIQDMRNLHYQNEFIGIWACASLLHLDEDEIIETLRKIFKSLKRDGIVYISFKYGDKNYEKDGRKFTCFTYEKFIKLEKEFENKILQWFITEDVRADRKNEKWFNIVLKNF, from the coding sequence ATGACAAAAGATTATTACAACAAAAATGCTCAAGAGTTTTTTAATCAAACAGTAAAAGCCGATATGAGTGAACTATATGATATATTTTTAAAAAATCTTCCATGTAATAAAGGAAAAATCTTAGATTTAGGTTGTGGGAGTGGAAGAGATTCAAAATACTTTTTAGAAAATGGTTTTGAAGTGGTGGCTATGGATATATCAGAGGAGCTTGGGAAGAGGGCTAGTGAGTATATTGGGCAAAAAGTGATTATTCAAGATATGAGAAATTTACACTATCAAAATGAGTTTATTGGAATTTGGGCATGTGCATCACTATTACATTTAGATGAGGATGAGATAATAGAAACTTTAAGAAAGATATTTAAAAGTTTAAAAAGAGATGGGATAGTTTATATCTCTTTTAAATATGGAGATAAGAACTATGAGAAAGATGGAAGAAAATTCACTTGTTTTACATATGAGAAATTTATAAAATTAGAAAAAGAGTTTGAAAATAAAATTTTACAATGGTTTATAACTGAAGATGTAAGAGCAGATAGAAAAAATGAAAAATGGTTTAATATAGTATTAAAAAATTTTTAG